One window from the genome of Rhodopseudomonas sp. P2A-2r encodes:
- a CDS encoding VOC family protein: MVKVIGIDHLAIRVSDLARSRQFYDKVLGFMGFTLEWEFDKVVGWDNGETLFWITEADAAGKRHKHHTGDIGYHHYAFELGVREEVDALYAFLLAEQVEIVDAPADYPSYGEGYYAVYFLDPDGLKLEVMHFLEKQKRRALREKHRTRKPS, translated from the coding sequence ATGGTCAAGGTCATCGGAATCGACCATCTCGCCATCCGCGTCAGCGATCTCGCGCGCTCCAGGCAATTCTACGACAAGGTGCTCGGCTTCATGGGCTTCACCCTGGAGTGGGAGTTCGACAAGGTGGTCGGCTGGGACAATGGCGAGACCTTGTTCTGGATCACCGAGGCGGATGCCGCGGGCAAGCGTCACAAGCACCACACCGGCGACATCGGCTACCATCATTATGCGTTTGAGCTCGGCGTGCGCGAGGAGGTCGATGCGCTCTACGCCTTTCTGCTGGCCGAGCAGGTCGAGATCGTCGACGCGCCCGCCGACTATCCCAGCTATGGCGAGGGCTATTATGCGGTGTACTTCCTCGATCCGGACGGGCTGAAGCTGGAAGTGATGCACTTTCTGGAAAAGCAGAAACGTCGCGCCTTGAGGGAGAAGCACCGGACCAGGAAGCCATCCTGA
- a CDS encoding cation-translocating P-type ATPase yields the protein MPNASNPPSRLDGLSVAEAGARLARDGYNELPRSARRTPFRIVLEVIREPMLALLIGGGAVYLLLGDLTEAVILIAFAGLSVVITVVQETRTERVLDALRDLTSPRALVIRDGERQRIAGREVVRGDLIVLGEGDRVPADAQFIEGQDLQADESLLTGESVPVRKAPDPTLSPQRQRPGGDDLPTAFSGTLIVRGAGIAEVVATGATSEIGRIGKTLGTLDTAAPHLQTQTRRIVGIFALVGGAISALVVVLYGTLRGGWLDAVLAGIAVGMSMLPEEFPVVLTVFMAMGAWRISQVRVLTRRATAIETLGSATVLCTDKTGTLTENRMTISELRLTDGASCVVDAGKPLAEPFRELVRSGVKASAVQPFDPMEKAFHIVAASNAQATTAADGRLVRTYALRPDLLAMSNVWQPAADGALLVAAKGAPEAVADLCRLAPAQREAVTTAVDQMAAAGLRVLGVARASFTGSALPDAQPDFDFEFAGLVGLADPLRPSVPAAVAECRSAGIRVIMITGDYPATAREVARQAGLGDSDPISGDELETLSDAELIVRIRTTSVFARIMPEQKLRIVQALKADGEIVAMTGDGVNDAPSLKAAHIGVAMGGRGTDVAREASSIVLLDDDFGSIVTTVRLGRRIFDNLRKAMSFIFAVHVPIAGLALLPLIFGLPILFGPMHIAFLEMVIDPVCSLVFEAETEEDDLMRRPPRDPAEPLFSMSMILWSLLQGVLAFAVVAAIFVIALQRGMPENEVRALTFFSLVISIVALIILNRSASTSLLKAIRRPNRALALVVCGVAAMLALTLLWPFARHLFRFGPLHADDITLTIGAGIVILVVLELLKPLWRRIFSAAARNSPIAPQPL from the coding sequence ATGCCGAATGCGTCGAACCCACCGTCTCGCCTTGATGGTCTCAGCGTAGCGGAAGCCGGCGCGCGCCTGGCGCGCGACGGATATAACGAGCTGCCGCGCTCGGCGCGACGCACGCCGTTCCGCATCGTGCTGGAGGTGATCCGCGAGCCAATGCTGGCGCTGCTGATCGGCGGCGGCGCTGTCTACCTGCTTTTGGGCGACCTGACGGAGGCGGTGATCCTGATCGCCTTTGCCGGCCTGTCGGTGGTTATCACCGTGGTTCAGGAAACCCGCACGGAACGCGTGCTGGATGCACTGCGCGACCTGACCAGCCCGCGTGCGCTGGTGATCCGCGATGGCGAGCGCCAGCGCATCGCCGGTCGCGAGGTGGTGCGCGGCGATCTGATCGTGCTCGGCGAGGGCGACCGCGTTCCGGCCGACGCGCAGTTTATCGAGGGGCAGGACCTGCAGGCCGACGAATCCCTGCTGACTGGCGAATCCGTGCCGGTGCGCAAGGCGCCGGACCCCACCCTGTCCCCGCAGCGGCAGCGACCGGGCGGCGACGATCTGCCCACCGCCTTCTCCGGCACCTTGATCGTGCGCGGCGCGGGCATTGCCGAAGTGGTCGCCACCGGCGCCACCAGCGAGATCGGCAGGATCGGCAAGACCCTCGGCACCCTCGATACGGCGGCGCCACATCTGCAGACCCAGACCCGCAGGATCGTCGGCATCTTTGCGCTGGTCGGCGGCGCCATCAGCGCGCTGGTGGTGGTCCTCTACGGCACCTTGCGCGGCGGCTGGCTCGACGCGGTGCTGGCCGGCATTGCCGTGGGCATGTCGATGCTGCCCGAGGAATTCCCGGTGGTGCTGACGGTGTTCATGGCGATGGGCGCCTGGCGCATCTCGCAGGTCCGCGTCCTCACCCGCCGCGCCACCGCCATCGAGACGCTGGGATCGGCCACGGTGCTGTGCACCGACAAGACCGGCACGCTGACGGAAAACCGCATGACCATTTCCGAACTTCGCCTGACCGACGGCGCGTCGTGCGTGGTCGATGCCGGCAAGCCGCTGGCGGAGCCGTTTCGGGAACTGGTCAGGTCCGGCGTCAAGGCCAGCGCCGTCCAGCCGTTCGATCCGATGGAGAAGGCGTTTCACATAGTGGCGGCTTCCAACGCTCAGGCAACGACGGCCGCCGATGGCCGTCTGGTCAGGACCTATGCGCTGCGTCCGGATCTGCTCGCCATGTCCAACGTCTGGCAGCCCGCCGCAGATGGCGCATTGCTGGTCGCGGCCAAGGGCGCACCGGAAGCGGTCGCCGATCTCTGCCGCCTCGCGCCGGCACAACGCGAAGCCGTCACCACGGCCGTGGACCAGATGGCGGCGGCCGGGTTGCGCGTGCTCGGCGTGGCCCGTGCGTCGTTCACCGGATCGGCGCTTCCGGATGCGCAGCCCGATTTCGACTTTGAGTTTGCAGGGCTGGTCGGGCTCGCCGATCCGCTGCGGCCAAGCGTGCCGGCGGCAGTGGCCGAGTGCCGCTCCGCCGGCATCCGCGTTATCATGATCACCGGCGACTATCCGGCCACGGCGCGCGAGGTGGCGCGCCAGGCCGGACTCGGCGACAGCGACCCGATCAGCGGCGACGAACTGGAAACGTTGAGCGACGCGGAACTGATCGTGCGGATCAGGACAACATCGGTATTCGCTCGCATCATGCCTGAACAGAAGCTGCGCATCGTCCAGGCGCTGAAGGCCGACGGCGAGATCGTCGCGATGACCGGCGACGGCGTCAACGATGCGCCCTCGCTGAAGGCCGCGCATATCGGCGTCGCCATGGGCGGCCGCGGCACCGATGTGGCCCGCGAGGCGTCATCGATCGTGCTGCTCGACGACGATTTCGGCTCGATCGTAACCACGGTCCGGCTCGGCCGCCGCATCTTCGACAATCTGCGCAAGGCCATGAGCTTCATCTTCGCGGTACACGTGCCGATCGCCGGCCTCGCTTTGCTGCCGCTGATCTTCGGCCTGCCGATCCTGTTCGGTCCGATGCACATCGCCTTCCTCGAAATGGTCATCGACCCCGTCTGCTCGCTGGTGTTCGAGGCCGAAACCGAGGAAGATGACCTGATGCGGCGGCCGCCGCGCGATCCCGCCGAGCCGCTGTTTTCGATGTCGATGATCCTGTGGAGCTTGCTGCAGGGCGTCCTCGCCTTCGCGGTGGTGGCGGCGATCTTCGTCATCGCGCTCCAGCGCGGCATGCCGGAAAACGAGGTGCGGGCGCTGACCTTCTTCTCGCTGGTCATCAGCATCGTCGCGCTGATCATTCTCAACCGGTCCGCCAGCACCTCGCTGCTGAAAGCGATCCGCCGTCCCAACCGCGCGCTGGCGCTGGTGGTCTGCGGAGTTGCGGCGATGCTGGCGCTGACCCTGCTATGGCCGTTCGCACGCCACCTGTTCCGCTTCGGGCCCCTGCATGCGGACGACATCACCCTGACCATCGGCGCCGGAATCGTCATTCTTGTGGTTCTGGAACTGCTTAAACCGCTATGGCGCAGGATATTTTCCGCCGCCGCGCGAAACAGCCCAATCGCGCCACAGCCGCTATGA